The proteins below are encoded in one region of Flavobacterium nackdongense:
- a CDS encoding glycoside hydrolase family 3 N-terminal domain-containing protein, producing the protein MNKLSAIFLSLLMPILLLAQQSTPIYKNKKAPIEKRIDDLLKRMTLEEKILQTNQWTYGKNANENNIESIQKGVRAEIGSLIYRSISPVYRNQIMRKAMEESRLGIPILMGFDVIHGYRTVYPIPLAQACSWNTDLVTKACAVAAKESRLSGVDWTFAPMVDVARDPRWGRVAEGFGEDPYANSVFCVASVNGYQGKNLSDPFSIAACLKHYIGYSLSEGGRDYHSSDVSAQTLWETFMPPFHAGVKAGAATLMSAFNDISGVPASANHYTLTEILKERWKHDGFVVSDWGSVENLIAQGFAKDRKESGLKSFLSGVEMDMVDNVYVENLAQLVQEKKIPESKIDDAVRRILRLKFRLGLFDNPYVQELSEKDRYYQPESMAVAQQMAEESMVLLKNNNQTLPFSNDIKQIALIGPMVKDSINMMGSWEGQGVATAVETIFEGFSKEFSGKATINYAKGSEFDGTDESGFAAAVQMSQKSDVVVLCMGEMKKWSGENTSRSSIGLPAIQHKLLAELKKTGKKIILVLSNGRPVELGDMESLSDAILEIWQPGIAGGTPLAGLVSGRLNPSGKLAITFPLVTGQIPIYYSMRQPARPKIGGYKDVSNEPKYWFGHGLSYTNFSYGTVKLSSNTINKKSKLVAEVEVTNTGTRTGKEIAFWYISDPVASITRPMKELKYFEKLELKAGEKKTFKFEIDPERDLSFPDSNGMMRLESGDFYVTINDQRLKFELTE; encoded by the coding sequence ATGAATAAATTATCAGCAATTTTTTTAAGTTTATTGATGCCAATTCTTCTGTTGGCACAGCAATCGACACCAATATATAAAAATAAAAAAGCCCCCATCGAAAAACGAATTGACGATTTGCTCAAAAGAATGACATTGGAAGAAAAAATTCTTCAAACCAATCAATGGACCTACGGTAAAAACGCCAATGAAAACAATATCGAATCCATTCAAAAAGGAGTGCGTGCCGAAATAGGTTCACTCATTTATCGCAGCATTAGTCCAGTGTATCGCAACCAAATTATGCGAAAAGCAATGGAAGAATCCCGTCTTGGAATTCCAATATTAATGGGTTTTGATGTCATTCACGGCTATCGAACAGTGTATCCAATCCCGTTGGCGCAAGCCTGTTCCTGGAATACTGATTTGGTAACAAAAGCTTGTGCAGTTGCCGCAAAAGAATCTCGATTATCAGGTGTGGATTGGACTTTTGCACCGATGGTAGATGTGGCTCGTGACCCGCGTTGGGGTAGAGTAGCCGAAGGTTTTGGTGAAGATCCTTATGCTAATTCTGTTTTTTGCGTGGCTTCTGTAAATGGGTATCAAGGTAAAAATTTGTCCGATCCTTTTTCGATTGCAGCCTGTTTGAAACATTATATTGGCTATAGTTTATCCGAAGGCGGACGTGATTATCATTCTAGTGATGTGTCAGCACAAACACTTTGGGAAACTTTTATGCCACCATTTCACGCCGGTGTCAAAGCAGGTGCGGCGACTTTGATGAGTGCTTTCAATGACATTAGTGGTGTTCCTGCATCGGCAAATCATTATACGCTTACCGAAATATTGAAAGAACGATGGAAACACGATGGCTTTGTAGTTTCGGATTGGGGGTCTGTCGAAAATTTAATTGCCCAAGGATTTGCAAAGGACCGAAAAGAGTCAGGGCTAAAATCTTTTTTATCAGGGGTCGAAATGGATATGGTCGATAATGTGTATGTTGAAAATCTGGCTCAGTTAGTTCAGGAGAAAAAAATTCCGGAAAGTAAAATTGATGATGCCGTTCGAAGAATTTTACGTTTGAAATTTAGATTAGGCTTGTTTGATAATCCTTACGTTCAGGAACTTTCAGAAAAAGACAGGTATTACCAACCAGAAAGTATGGCTGTAGCGCAGCAAATGGCCGAGGAATCGATGGTATTGCTTAAAAACAACAATCAAACTTTGCCATTTTCGAACGATATAAAACAAATTGCATTAATCGGGCCTATGGTAAAAGACAGCATCAATATGATGGGATCTTGGGAAGGACAAGGAGTTGCCACCGCTGTTGAAACTATTTTTGAAGGTTTTTCCAAAGAATTTTCTGGAAAGGCTACAATAAATTATGCTAAAGGAAGTGAATTTGATGGTACCGATGAAAGTGGTTTTGCAGCAGCGGTTCAGATGTCCCAAAAATCGGATGTAGTTGTTTTATGTATGGGAGAAATGAAAAAATGGAGTGGCGAAAACACCTCACGTTCCTCGATTGGGTTGCCTGCCATTCAACATAAATTGTTGGCGGAATTGAAAAAAACAGGCAAAAAAATAATTCTTGTTTTATCCAATGGAAGACCCGTTGAATTGGGAGATATGGAATCACTTTCGGATGCTATTTTAGAAATATGGCAACCCGGAATTGCTGGAGGTACGCCATTGGCAGGCTTAGTTTCGGGGCGTTTAAATCCATCTGGAAAATTGGCGATTACTTTTCCTTTAGTAACTGGACAAATACCAATTTATTATAGTATGCGTCAACCGGCAAGACCTAAAATAGGAGGGTATAAAGATGTTTCTAATGAACCTAAATATTGGTTTGGACACGGTTTGAGCTATACGAATTTCTCTTATGGAACGGTAAAATTATCTTCCAATACAATCAACAAAAAATCTAAATTAGTGGCAGAAGTCGAAGTTACTAATACCGGAACACGAACTGGAAAAGAAATTGCTTTTTGGTACATTTCGGACCCTGTTGCCTCGATTACGAGACCTATGAAAGAGTTGAAATATTTCGAAAAATTGGAATTGAAGGCAGGAGAAAAAAAGACATTTAAATTTGAAATTGATCCAGAACGAGACCTGAGTTTTCCCGATTCAAATGGGATGATGCGCCTGGAAAGTGGCGATTTTTATGTAACCATAAACGATCAACGCCTTAAGTTTGAACTGACAGAATAA
- a CDS encoding 3-keto-disaccharide hydrolase, with amino-acid sequence MSTKKKVFTLLLLSLVFSPVSSQEKWEMLFNGKDFNGWTKIAGNAEYAIKDGAIIGTSKSGTPNTFLATNKNYGDFILELDYKIEDGLNSGVQFRSQSKAEYKNGRVHGYQFEFDPSARAWSGGIYDEQRRGWLYTMEKNPVAKSAYKASAWNHIRIEAFGSTVRTWLNGVPCANIIDDLPEAANGFIALQVHEIYKPEDEGKTVQWKNIKICTANLQKAKTPDNGKVYQANCNDNTISSFEQKEGWKLLWDGKTTDGWRGAKLTTFPTGGWAMENGVLRVLNSNGAESTNGGDIVTIKKYKNFELTVDFKITDGANSGIKYFVDTELNKGEGSSIGCEFQILDDKLHPDAKLGVKGNRMLGSLYDLIPAPTDKFFRKSDFNTARIVVKGNKVTHYLNDKITVEYERGTQMWNALVNYSKYSVWPKFGNAAEGNILLQDHGNEVFFKNIKIKELP; translated from the coding sequence ATGAGTACCAAGAAAAAAGTTTTTACTTTACTGTTGCTTTCCCTAGTTTTTTCTCCCGTTTCTTCACAAGAAAAATGGGAAATGCTTTTTAATGGAAAAGATTTTAATGGCTGGACCAAGATTGCTGGAAATGCAGAATATGCCATAAAAGACGGCGCAATTATCGGCACGTCTAAGTCGGGTACGCCCAACACTTTTTTGGCAACCAATAAAAATTATGGAGACTTTATTCTGGAATTGGATTATAAAATAGAAGACGGACTAAATTCTGGAGTTCAGTTTCGTAGCCAATCTAAAGCAGAATACAAAAACGGTCGTGTACACGGATACCAATTCGAATTCGATCCTTCTGCGAGAGCTTGGAGCGGCGGAATTTATGACGAGCAACGACGAGGATGGCTTTATACTATGGAAAAAAATCCAGTTGCCAAGTCAGCTTACAAAGCTTCGGCTTGGAATCATATTCGTATTGAAGCTTTTGGTTCTACCGTGAGAACTTGGTTGAACGGTGTTCCTTGTGCCAATATAATCGATGATTTACCAGAAGCTGCCAATGGTTTTATCGCCTTGCAAGTTCACGAAATCTACAAACCGGAAGACGAAGGAAAAACCGTGCAATGGAAAAATATAAAAATTTGCACTGCGAATCTTCAAAAAGCCAAAACTCCTGACAATGGAAAGGTGTATCAAGCCAATTGCAACGACAATACCATTTCGTCTTTCGAACAAAAAGAAGGATGGAAATTGTTGTGGGACGGAAAAACCACTGACGGTTGGAGAGGTGCCAAGCTGACTACTTTCCCTACTGGTGGTTGGGCTATGGAAAATGGAGTTTTGAGAGTTTTGAATTCAAACGGAGCCGAGTCAACTAATGGTGGTGACATTGTTACCATAAAAAAATATAAAAACTTCGAATTGACGGTAGATTTTAAAATTACCGACGGTGCCAATAGCGGTATCAAGTATTTTGTGGACACCGAATTGAACAAAGGCGAAGGTTCTTCCATAGGTTGTGAGTTTCAAATTTTGGACGACAAACTGCATCCCGATGCCAAATTGGGCGTCAAAGGAAACCGTATGTTAGGCTCACTTTATGATTTAATTCCGGCTCCAACAGACAAGTTTTTCCGTAAATCGGATTTTAATACGGCCCGAATTGTGGTAAAAGGAAATAAAGTAACGCATTATTTGAACGACAAGATAACTGTTGAATATGAACGAGGCACACAAATGTGGAATGCATTGGTAAACTACAGTAAATATAGTGTTTGGCCTAAATTTGGCAATGCCGCCGAAGGAAATATTTTATTGCAAGACCACGGAAATGAAGTGTTCTTTAAAAATATTAAAATAAAAGAGTTGCCGTAA
- a CDS encoding IS982 family transposase, with the protein MSNIVKKYLRVLEVISSLNCELEFKSGVGRKQKMSDLEIVALSLTAEFMSIDSENSLFKEINKQQIPNLIDRSQFNKRRRKLFFFLEEVRVKLASHFLEFENYFIVDSMPLEICKFARHNRIKICKKDFETAPSKGFCASQNNWFYGYKLHGVCSINGVFHSLDITKAEVHDVNFLKNIKEQMSDCVVLGDRGYLSESIQLDLFQTVNIKLETPKRTNQKDYTPQPSVFRKSRKRIETLFSQLCDQFKIRNNYAKSFEGFKTRILAKITALTLVQFINKFIFDRPINNIKNQTI; encoded by the coding sequence ATGTCAAATATAGTAAAAAAATATTTAAGAGTTTTAGAAGTTATAAGTTCTTTAAATTGTGAATTAGAATTTAAGTCTGGCGTCGGAAGAAAACAAAAAATGTCTGATTTAGAGATAGTTGCATTGAGTTTAACTGCGGAATTTATGTCAATTGACAGTGAAAATTCTTTATTTAAAGAGATAAATAAACAACAAATTCCTAACTTAATTGACCGAAGTCAGTTCAATAAAAGAAGGAGAAAATTATTTTTCTTTTTAGAGGAAGTTAGAGTAAAACTTGCTTCTCATTTTTTAGAATTTGAAAATTATTTTATTGTTGATAGTATGCCATTGGAGATATGCAAATTTGCTCGTCATAACAGAATTAAAATCTGTAAAAAAGATTTTGAAACTGCTCCGTCTAAAGGATTTTGTGCCTCACAAAACAATTGGTTTTATGGTTATAAACTTCACGGTGTTTGTTCAATAAATGGTGTTTTTCATTCATTAGATATTACAAAAGCTGAAGTTCACGATGTCAATTTTTTAAAAAATATAAAAGAACAAATGTCTGATTGTGTGGTTCTTGGCGATAGAGGATATTTATCTGAATCAATTCAGTTAGATTTATTTCAAACAGTAAATATCAAATTGGAAACGCCAAAAAGAACAAATCAAAAAGACTATACGCCTCAACCTTCTGTCTTTAGAAAATCAAGAAAAAGAATTGAAACATTATTTTCACAATTGTGTGACCAGTTCAAAATTAGAAACAATTATGCTAAATCTTTTGAAGGATTTAAAACACGGATTTTAGCAAAAATAACGGCATTAACATTGGTTCAATTCATCAATAAATTTATTTTTGATAGACCAATAAATAATATTAAGAATCAAACAATTTAA
- a CDS encoding DUF5675 family protein, which yields MILFLTRTYFPEGCNGKLECEGKFICNTIELPWKNNETKVSCIPEGKYFIRKRYSKKFQWHLEIVDVKNRSLILFHPANNALRELNGCIAPVTKLSGPGLGLMSRKAFTKLKGLVYKVLDRQESVELIVDSLLRGNDREE from the coding sequence ATGATCCTATTTTTAACTAGAACTTATTTCCCTGAAGGGTGCAATGGTAAACTCGAATGCGAGGGCAAATTCATCTGTAACACGATTGAATTGCCTTGGAAGAATAACGAAACGAAGGTTTCCTGTATTCCGGAGGGGAAATATTTTATCAGAAAGCGGTACAGCAAGAAGTTCCAATGGCATTTGGAAATAGTAGATGTAAAAAACAGAAGTTTGATTCTGTTTCACCCAGCCAATAATGCACTAAGAGAATTGAATGGATGTATTGCTCCAGTAACAAAACTTTCTGGGCCCGGATTGGGTCTGATGTCTCGAAAAGCTTTTACCAAGCTGAAAGGCTTGGTTTATAAAGTGTTGGACAGACAAGAAAGTGTGGAATTGATTGTAGATTCGCTCCTTCGAGGGAATGACAGAGAGGAATGA
- a CDS encoding DUF6943 family protein, with protein sequence MTNFIIKTHRKDTLYTKPHLFILNKGMNSGKPQKEPFTNSFVIIFSNEEDLENIFLIAYSLWQTKFWHPFLIGSVIPFLRLPDFIKEFNPQSSLMMVEHEQHLKNVAALKLLEQKENQRREELMLINDLRKAILYRYCRK encoded by the coding sequence ATGACCAATTTTATCATCAAAACCCACCGAAAAGACACCCTGTACACCAAACCCCATTTATTCATCCTTAACAAAGGGATGAACAGCGGCAAGCCCCAAAAAGAGCCATTTACGAACAGTTTTGTCATCATTTTTTCAAACGAGGAGGACCTTGAAAACATCTTTCTGATCGCTTACAGCTTGTGGCAAACCAAATTTTGGCACCCATTTTTAATCGGTTCCGTGATTCCCTTTTTACGCCTCCCGGACTTCATCAAAGAATTCAACCCCCAATCCAGTCTGATGATGGTCGAACACGAGCAGCACCTTAAAAATGTGGCAGCCCTCAAACTGCTGGAGCAAAAAGAAAACCAACGCAGGGAAGAATTAATGCTTATAAACGACCTCCGCAAGGCTATTTTATACCGCTATTGCAGGAAATAA